From Ammospiza caudacuta isolate bAmmCau1 chromosome 23, bAmmCau1.pri, whole genome shotgun sequence, one genomic window encodes:
- the ROBO4 gene encoding LOW QUALITY PROTEIN: roundabout homolog 4 (The sequence of the model RefSeq protein was modified relative to this genomic sequence to represent the inferred CDS: inserted 2 bases in 1 codon) yields the protein MAGGWETALGLGLCLAALHRGGCRLPSVATAPQTPAVLRDNFRLQPGDLVTTAGQALELDCVPPLGYPEPYITWKKDGVTLDLVGGRYTVTKGKLQVASAQRSDSGLYICVAANEAGRRESRGARVSVLEKPSIVRHPSDAMAVPGSTVELGCSARGDPAPQVQWHKEHGDLPWGRHEVDREHTLRLYAVTAADAGAYVCTAQSQLGTAAATTVLHVQDRLATGQQDSAPRELLAVRLHLDNSTALPTAAVQLRWQMLMPVPVPVGYVVLYRSLFPVATSWVQHDAGRELSTTIPALRRGYKYEFKVRPYTGGSQGSDSNSRHLWIPEEVPSAAPQRVTVSQAEAGNGTVVVSWEPPPPEAHNGVIRGYQVWSMSEGWQHPTNRTVDGATRRLEALLPHPGAEFCVQVAAFNSAGLGVPSNATCGVLGLAAGSSRVVQALRQPAVIAAAGSMLWLALLALLLLLCQRRASQDAAARHRLVAGDSPWLGGPWKPSCAPRNLSSSSSLSSRLLGSDGRDPHPSNLSLEPSSLGPPTPPIHSSLHGGHPPPLGDMGCCAGGHPGVHSSPSTPNPAPWERVRKRELHQVHSTPLLVAGPSHVPVPGTGGEWGTDLGLAARQPQQRGHKSGTATARMDSRDPRPPAFSSPKPHRGSTPLASGVTTSPVTPPRPPHAWHPPVTRSPTFVCPRDTSLVTRHPKDMSPVTGIPRDRSPVTDSPRGVSPATRNPRDMSLVTEQPKDIFLDSRQPKDVSSATRTPRNMSPATRHHKDPSPATKHQRDTALATRHPEDTSLVTRCPRDPLPVARCQRDISVSTRHPKDMSPASRHPKDTSPGTRLPKEMSPGTKHCRDKFLASSRSPENMSPALRHPKDTLPATGHPRDTSPLSRHPEEMSPVSEHHRDKFLDTSRYPESMSPALRHPRDTSPATRHPRDSSPATRHSRDTSPAIRCPEEVSPVTGHQKDMFLDTRYSKDMSLASGRLSPAFSDGVLTQQQVAEVLEMDQDTTCCRPPAPTTPRSFSPPHTYGYIYGPPASELGEEEEEEEEEEEEEEEHTATGGSPGGSLLNGWGSVSEDNFASTRCSLVSSCDGSFLLDASFARALAVAVDGLCYSLEDTDGAYRGPSPPPSPLEQVFPPGVHSATWDWWKVLEVPQRARTEAAMNSSSQNGGQGTGIGSPWAREGGELQAGGTGAWQSPGRRTQPGQSPXGSAKIQLYWAAPQTGALY from the exons ATGGCGGGCGGCTGGGAGACGGCGCTGGGCCTGGGGCTCTGCCTTGCCGCCCTGCACCGCGGAG GCTGCCGCCTCCCCAGCGTGGCCACGGCACCCCAAACTCCAGCTG TGCTGCGGGACAATTTCCGCCTGCAGCCGGGCGATTTGGTGACCACAGCGGGACAAGCATTGGAGCTGGATTGTGTTCCCCCCTTGGGGTACCCCGAGCCCTACATTACCTGGAAGAAGGATGGGGTGACCCTGGACTTGGTAGGTGGCAGGTACACGGTCACCAAGGGGAAGTTACAGGTGGCATCGGCGCAACGGAGCGACTCCGGTCTCTACATCTGCGTGGCGGCCAAcgaggcaggcaggagggagagccGGGGCGCCCGCGTCTCTGTGCTGG AGAAGCCGAGCATCGTGCGGCACCCGAGCGATGCCATGGCGGTGCCTGGCAGCACcgtggagctgggctgcagcgcCCGCGGTGACCCAGCGCCACAGGTGCAGTGGCACAAGGAGCACGGagacctgccctggggcag GCACGAGGTGGACCGGGAGCACACGCTGCGCCTCTATGCCGTGACGGCCGCCGACGCCGGCGCGTACGTGTGCACAGCGCAGAGCCAGCTGGGCACCGCCGCCGCCACCACCGTCCTGCACGTGCAGG ACCGTCTGGCCACGGGCCAGCAGGACTCTGCCCCGCGGGAGCTGCTGGCCGTGCGGCTGCACCTGGACAACAGCACCGCCCtgcccactgctgctgtgcagctccGCTGGCAG aTGCTGATGCCGGTGCCCGTGCCCGTGGGCTACGTGGTGCTGTACCGCAGCCTGTTCCCGGTCGCCACCTCCTGGGTCCAGCACgatgcaggcagggagctcAGCACCACCATCCCCGCGCTCCGCAGGGGCTACAAGTACGAGTTCAAGGTCCGACCCTACACCGGAGGGAGCCAGGGCTCAGACAGCAACAGCAGGCACCTCTGGATACCCGAGGAAG TGCCAAGTGCAGCTCCCCAGCGTGTCACCGTCAGCCAGGCTGAGGCAGGGAACGGCACCGTGGTGGTGAGCTGGGAGCCGCCTCCTCCTGAAGCGCACAACGGCGTCATCCGGGGCTACCAG GTCTGGTCAATGAGTGAGGGCTGGCAGCATCCCACCAACAGGACAGTGGACGGAGCCACCCGGCGCCTGGAAGCCCTCCTCCCACACCCCGGGGCCGAGTTCTGTGTCCAGGTGGCCGCTTTCAAcagcgcagggctgggggtccccagcAATGCCACCTGTGGAGTCCTGG ggctggcagcagggagcagcagggtggtGCAGGCGCTGCGGCAGCCTGCTGTCATCGCAGCCGCTGGTTCCATGCTCTGGTTGGCCTTACTCGCCCTCCTCCTACTCCTGTGCCAGCGCCGCGCCAGCCAGGACGCTGCAGCTCGCCACAG GCTGGTGGCTGGTGACTCTCCGTGGCTTGGTGGCCCCTGGaaacccagctgtgccccccgaaacctcagcagcagcagcagcctcagcagccggCTCCTGGGCAGTGATGGCAGGGACCCCCACCCCTCCA ACCTCTCCTTGGAGCCGTCGAGCCTTGGTCCCCCCACGCCCCCCATCCACAGCAGCCTCCATGGGGGACACCCACCCCCCCTCGGGGACAtggggtgctgtgctggggggcaCCCTGGGGTGCATTCCTCgcccagcaccccaaacccagcgCCCTGGGAGCGTGTCCGCAAGAGAG AGCTGCACCAGGTGCACAGCACCCCGCTGCTCGTGGCTGGCCCCAGCcacgtccctgtccctgggacTGGAGGCGAGTGGGGCACAGAtttggggctggcagccaggcagcctcagcagaggggacacaagagtggcactgccactgccaggaTGGACAGCAGGGACCCACGGCCACCGGCCTTCAGCTCTCCAAAGCCACACCGGGGCAGCACCCCGCTGGCCTCTGGTGTAACCACGTCACCGGTGACACCCCCGAGACCACCCCATGCCTGGCACCCACCGGTGACACG GTCCCCGACCTTCGTGTGCCCCAGGGACACGTCTCTGGTCACCAGGCATCCCAAGGACATGTCCCCAGTCACTGGGATCCCCAGGGACAGGTCCCCAGTCACAGACAGCCCCAGGGGTGTGTCACCGGCCACCAGGAACCCTAGGGACATGTCCTTGGTCACTGAGCAGCCCAAGGACATATTCCTGGACAGCAGGCAGCCTAAGGATGTGTCCTCagccaccaggacccccaggaaCATGTCACCAGCCACCAGGCACCACAAGGATCCATCACCAGCAACCAAGCACCAGAGGGACACAGCCTTGGCCACCAGGCACCCTGAGGACACCTCCCTGGTCACCAGGTGCCCCAGAGACCCATTACCTGTAGCCAGGTGCCAGAGGGACATCTCAGTGTCCACCAGGCACCCCAAGGACATGTCCCCAGCCAGCAGGCACCCAAAGGACACATCCCCAGGCACGAGGCTCCCCAAGGAGATGTCACCAGGCAcaaagcactgcagggacaaGTTCCTGGCCTCCAG caggtCCCCTGAAAACATGTCACCAGCCTTgaggcatcccaaggacacATTGCCAGCCACTGGGCACCCCAGGGACACATCCCCACTCAGCAGACACCCTGAGGAGATGTCCCCAGTCTCTGAGCACCACAGGGACAAGTTCTTGGACACCAG caggtACCCTGAAAGCATGTCACCAGCCTTGAGGCACCCCAGGGACACATCTCCAGCCACCAGGCATCCCAGAGACTCATCTCCAGCCACCAGGCACTCCAGGGACACATCTCCGGCCATCAGGTGTCCTGAAGAGGTGTCTCCAGTCACTGGTCACCAGAAGGACATGTTCTTGGACACCAG GTATTCCAAGGACATGTCCCTGGCCAGCGGGCGCCTCTCGCCAGCATTCAGCGATGGGGTCCTCACACAACAGCAGGTGGCTGAGGTGCTGGAGATGGACCAGGACACCACCTGCTGCAG ACCCCCAGCACCGACCACACCACGCTCCTTCTCACCACCGCACACCTACGGCTACATCTACGGGCCACCGGCCTCTGagctgggtgaggaggaggaagaggaggaggaggaagaggaggaggaggaagagcacaCAGCAACAGGGGGCTCACCAGGAGGGTCACTGCTGAACGGCTGGGGGTCTGTGTCAGAGGACAACTTTGCCAGCACCCGCTGCAGCCTGGTGAGCTCCTGCGACGGCTCCTTCCTGCTGGATGCCAGCTTTGCCCGGGCACTGGCCGTGGCTGTCGACGGCCTCTGCTACAGCCTGGAGGACACTGATGGGGCCTACAGGG GTCCCTCACCACCACCATCGCCCTTGGAGCAGGTCTTCCCACCCGGAGTCCACTCTGCCACCTGGGACTGGTGGAAAGTGCTGGAGGTGCCACAGAGAGCCAGGACAGAGGCAGCCATGAACAGCAGCTCACAGAATG GTGGCCAAGGGACAGGGATTggcagcccctgggccaggGAAGGTggtgagctgcaggcaggagggacaggagcgTGGCAGTCCCCAGGGCGCAGGACACAGCCAGGCCAGAGCCC TGGCTCAGCTAAAATCCAGCTTTATTGGGCAGCTCCCCAAACAGGGGCTCTTTACTAG
- the HEPACAM gene encoding hepatic and glial cell adhesion molecule, with amino-acid sequence MWGAPAAPRGHPAPPGLLPLTWLLALHAGLLAGVNITSPTPLVRGTAGKAALLSVRYASASADKPVVKWQLKRDKPVTVVQSIGTEIIGNLRPDYRDRIRVLENGSLLISPLQLADEGAYEVEVSITDDTFTGEKTINLTVDIPVSKPQVLVASSTVLELSEFFTLNCSHENGTKPTYTWLKDGRPLSNDSRLLLSPDQKILTITRVLMADDDVYSCLVENPISHGRSVPVKLTVYRRSSLYIILSTGGIFLLVTLVTVCACWKPSKKEKRQAETQPTSDYAEQDEERLKHEAEGIPRSGEHERKNPVALYILKDKDSPEAEEDSLPEPRGTVEPGYSSSPVPAAGRSPGPVGRSARRYHRSPARSPASTRTHRSPPGSPARSRGAPRLLRTAGVHVIREQEEANAVEISA; translated from the exons GTCTGCTGGCAGGGGTGAACATCACCAGCCCCACGCCGCTGGTGCGGGGCACGGCGGGCAAGGCGGCGCTGCTGTCGGTGCGCTACGCCAGCGCCAGCGCCGACAAGCCCGTGGTCAAGTGGCAGCTGAAGAGGGACAAACCCGTCACCGTGGTCCAGTCCATCGGCACCGAGATCATCGGCAACCTGCGGCCCGACTACCGCGACCGCATCCGCGTGCTGGAGAACGGCTCGCTGCTCATCAGCCCCCTGCAGCTGGCCGACGAGGGCGCCTACGAGGTGGAGGTGTCCATCACCGACGACACCTTCACCGGCGAGAAGACCATCAACCTCACGGTGGACA TTCCCGTCTCAAAGCCACAAGTACTGGTGGCCTCCTCAACGGTGCTGGAGCTCAGTGAGTTCTTCACCCTCAACTGCTCGCACGAGAATGGCACCAAGCCCACCTACACCTGGCTGAAGGACGGGCGGCCGCTGAGCAACGACTCGCgcctgctcctctcccctgACCAGAAGATCCTCACCATCACCCGTGTCCTCATGGCTGACGATGATGTCTACAGTTGCCTGGTGGAGAACCCCATCAGCCATGGCCGCAGTGTCCCCGTGAAGCTCACTGTTTACC GCCGGAGCTCTCTCTACATCATCCTGTCCACGGGCGGCATCTTCCTTCTTGTCACGCTGGTGACAGTTTGTGCCTGCTGGAAACCCTCCAAGAA GGAGAAGCGACAAGCAGAGACACAACCAACCTCTGACTACGCCGAGCAGGACGAGGAGCGCCTGAAGCACGAGG CCGAGGGCATCCCACGGAGCGGCGAGCACGAGCGCAAGAACCCGGTGGCATTGTACATCCTTAAAGATAAG GACTCTCCGGAGGCGGAGGAGGATTCGCTGCCCGAGCCCCGCGGCACGGTGGAGCCCGGCTACAGCAGCTCGCCCGTGCCCGCCGCCGGCCGCTCGCCGGGCCCCGTGGGGCGCTCCGCCCGCCGCTACCATCGCTCGCCGGCCCGCTCGCCCGCCTCGACGCGGACGCACCGCTCCCCGCCGGGCTCCCCGGCGCGGTCCCGCGGCGCCCCGCGGCTGCTGCGGACTGCGGGCGTGCACGTCATCCGCGAGCAGGAGGAGGCCAACGCCGTGGAGATCAGCGCCTGA